A region of the Rhodothermus bifroesti genome:
GCCGAACTCGACTACGCTCAGCAGCTGGAACAGGTGCGCTTAGAGGTGCTGCAGGCGCTACGCGACCTGGAGGCCGCACGCCGCCGGCTGGTCAGCCAGGAACGCAACGTTGAACGCGCCGAGCTCAACTATGAGCACGCCCGCATCCGGTTGCGCGAAGGCGTGGCTAGCCCGCTCGAAGAACGGGAAGCTTCCCAGCAACTCGACCTGAGCCGACTGAACTATCTCCAGGCTATCTACGATTACCTCACGGCCCAAAGTGCCTTCGAGGCCGCCGTTGGACTCATTCTCCCCCCTGGCCAGGAGGATCAGTTCAAGCTGACGCTGCAGCATGAACCCCGGTAGTTTCCTCACCTTCTAACCGAGAAAATGCCATGCATACACCTGTTTTGAAGGCTTACTGCGCGGCTGTGCTCATAGCTAGCCTACTGCCGGCCTGCACGGCCCCTGAAGCTTCGGCGCCAACCCCCGAAGCAGCGCAGGTAGCCTCTAAACGCCGCGTGCGTGTCGAAGTGCTTCAGCTAGAGCTAACACGGTTTGTGGACTGGATCGATCTTACCGGCACAGTAGCAGCTGAGCAGGACGCCACGCTCTCGGCCCAGGCTTCGGGCACAGTGGAATACCTTGCACCCCTGGGCCGGCGTGTTGCAGCCGGTGCAGTGCTGGCGCAGCTGGACCAGACGCTGGCACAAGCTGCCTTGCAGCAAGCCGAAGCCCAGCTGGCCAGCGCCCGAGCTGCCTACGAGCTGGCGCTTGACAACTTTAGGCGACAGGAACCCCTCTTTCGCGACTCGATCATCAGTCCGCTTGAGTTTGAAAACGTCCGTGCGCAGCGCAACCAAGCCGAAGCCCAGCTGCGGCTTGCCGAAGCTGCCTTAGAGCAAGCGCGCAAGCAACTAGCGCACACCGTAATCCGCGCGCCATTTCCGGGTACGGTAGAAGCCCATTTCGTAAACCAAGGGGAACAGATTGCTTTAGGACAACCCGTGGTGCGTCTGGTAAACCTACAGCAGGTTAAGGTGCGGGCCGGGGTTCCCGAACGTTACGCGCGGGATGTCCGTCCGGGCACGCCCGTGACGTTAAGTTTTCAAGCCTATGGGTTGGCCTCCCGCAACGCGCGCATCACGTTTGTCGGGAATGCCATCGATCCGGCTAGCCGCACTTTCCCTATCGAGATCGCACTCGAAAATCCCGATGGGCAGATTAAGCCCGAAATGGTTGTTCGCCTGCGCCTGGCTCGGCAAACACTCGACAGCGTGGTCGTCGTTCCCCTTCCGGCTATTGTGCGTAGCGAGACGGGGACAGGCGTGTTCGTGGTCGACAGCACGGCCGAAGGGCCAGCAGCCCGCTTCCGCACCGTAACGCTCGGCCCTTCGGCCGATGGACTGGTCGTCGTCAACCAGGGCCTGCAAGCAGGGGAAAGCATCGTCGTACTCGGGCAAAATAACCTAACCGACGGCGATCTGCTTGAAATCTTGCAAACCTATCGCTCGGCCAGTGAGGCTGCTAGCGTCTTGAGCGACACCACAGCCGCAGCAGCGCAAACGCCTTAACTCAATCAGGGATGGCCATGAAAATTACCAATTTCGCCATACGCCAACGCACCACGGTACTGGTCTTCACCGTGCTGCTGTCAATCGGGGGACTCATCAGCTACCTCACCATCCCTAAAGAGTCATTCCCCTCCATCGAAATTCCCAATATTGTCATCACGACCCTCTATCCTGGAGCCAGTCCTGAAGATATTGAAGCACTGGTAACTCAACCGATTGAGGAAGAGCTGCAGGGCATTACTGGCATCAAAGAAATCCGATCTACCTCTACCGAAGGCGTTTCGACCATTGTGGTTGAGTTCTTGCCAGACCAAATCACGCTGGACGAGGCCTTTCAAAAAGTACGCGACAAGGTCGACCTAGCCAAAGCAAATCTGCCCAGCGATGTCGAAGAACCGATCGTTAGCGAGATCGACCTTTCGGAGCTACCGATCATGACCATTAACCTGGCTGCTCCATATGCCCTCTCCCGACTGAAAGAGGTGGCGGAAGATCTATCGGATGCGCTCGAAGCACTGCCCGACGTTCTGGAAGCCACTGTCGTCGGGGGACTGGAGCGCGAGGTGCAAGTGAACGTAGACCGCGCCGCCCTGCAAGCCTATAACTTAACCTTTAACGATGTGGTCGATGCTATCCGGCGTGAAAACGTTAACCTGCCTGGCGGCTCCATTGATGTGGATCGGCTCAATTATCTCGTGCGCGTAGACGGGGAATTCAAAACACCTGAGGAAATCAACCACCTGGTCATCAAAGCCGTAGGCAGCCAGCCCATCTACGTGCGAGATGTGGCCGAAGTAATCTTTGGCTACAAAGAGCGGGATAGCTACGCCTATCTGCGTGTGCTGCAGCGGGAAGCAAACGGTCAATTGGTTGCAGTGCATCGCACAAACGGTGAACCGCTGCAGGTGGTGAGCCTAAGCATCCGCAAACGCTCCGGAGCCAATATTTTAAAAACGACCGAGGCCATCCAGCGCGTACTCGACCGTTTCCCCTTCCCCACAGGAACCGAGGTGGTAATTACCGGTGACCAAAGCGAAAACGTGCGCACCCTGGTACGCGACCTGGAAAACAACATCATCAGTGGGCTCATCTTTGTCGTTGCCGTGCTGCTGTTTTTCCTGGGTGTACGCACAGCTACGCTGGTGGGCGTTGCCATCCCGTTATCGATGCTACTCTCGTTTTTGGTGTTTCAAGCGCTAGGCTACGCACTTAACTTTGTGATTCTGTTTTCGCTGATCATTGCGCTGGGCATGCTGGTCGACAATGCCATCGTCATTGTCGAGAACATTTATCGCTTTCGCGAGCAGGGATATGGCCGCTTTGAAGCAGCTCGACTAGCCACAGCAGAGGTTGGCATGCCCGTGGTATCTTCAACCGCTACTACGGTGGCCGCCTTTGTTCCCATGCTCTTTTGGCCAGGCATCATTGGGGAATTCATGAGCTTCTTGCCGCTTACGCTCATCATCACGTTGACCGCCTCGCTTTTTGTCGCACTGGTCATCAATCCAGTGCTCACGGCCTACTTTATGCGACTGGAGGGCGAAGCCTCTGCCCCAATGCCACGCCGGGTACGGATGGTACTAGCCGGTGTGATTTTGGCACTTGGCCTGATATTGGCTTTAGCCAACTGGAAAACGCTGGTGGTGCTGGTTGTAGCTATACCGACCATCTATGGGCTACACCGATTCATCTTTAAGCCGCTTGGCAACCGGTTTATTCGCAATGGCCTGCCGGGACTCATCCGCCGCTATCGCACCTTTTTAAACTGGATGCTAGAACGTGACTATTCGGTACCCCATGCCCTGCTGCGCAACACGTTTACGCTGGGTAGTCTGACGTTGGGAGTCATTTTGCTGGCACTGGGCGGGGGCATCGCTGCCCTACTAGGTGGTCCGGCAGGCATGGTACTCCTAATCCCTGGTGCGCTTTTAGCTATCGTGGGTCTACTGGGCGTGGTGTTGCATACGCTAGAGACGCTTTTCTTAGGCGGGTGGGCGACGGTGCGTGGAGGCCTAGGATTTGGTGCTGTAGTTCTGGTCGTTACCGGCCTCATGTACCTGAGCTCCCGTGAAGTAGCCCTCACGACCCTTGTTGAGCTTTTGTTGCTGCCAGCTGTTGTGATTGGGGCAGGCCTCCTAGGCGCACTTTTTAACCGAAACAGACGTCGCTACTTGATTTTGACCGACAACCGGGCACGTCTGCTCAACAGTGTACTCGGCGCACTTTTGGCCATTTTGGCCATGTTTGCCATCACCCCTACTGGGGTCGAGTTCTTTCCCAAAACAGATCCCAACCAGATCCAAGTTCGGCTAACGGCTCCCTTAGGCACGAACGTAGAAACCACGGACCAGATTGCCCGCGAGGCACTTGCCCGCATCGAACAGCTCCTGGCCGAAAATCCACAAGATCGCGCCAATGTTAAGCATATCCAGGTCAATGTGGGTGTCGGTGGCGACCGCCTCTTTGGGGGCGGATCGACACGCCCCGAAGTAGCCACGATCACGCTGGACTTGGTTGACTATGAAAAGCGTGCCGTTTCGAGCCGGGAAACAATGGACCGGCTGCGCCAGCAACTCCAGGGGCTCCCTGGGGTAACCTTGGAAATCGACCAGGACAACCCTGGACCACCCACCGGCCCGCCGGTCAACATCGAAATCTCTGGACCTGATTTCCAGGAAATTGTACGCATTACGCAAGAAGTCAAGCAGCGCCTCATTGAGGCTGCTGAGACCGGCCGCATTCCCGGACTGGTCGACATTGCTGACAACCTAAACACGGGACGGCCTGAACTGCGCGTGCGCATTGACCGCGAGCGGGCAGGACGCTTTGGGCTCAATACCCAGCAAATTGCCTCTACTGTGCGCGCAGCCATCAACGGCATTGAAGCCAGCCAGTATCGCGCAGGCAAAGACGAATATGACATCACCGTACGCCTTAAAGAAGCTGACCGCCGCTCACTGGAAAGCCTGCGCAGCCTGACCATCTTGCACGAAGGACAGCAAATTCCCCTTACAGCGGTGGCCACATTCGAATTAGGCAACGGGCTAGGCGCCATTACGCGGCTAGACCTGCAACGCGTAGCTACCGTTACCGGCGACGTTGCTCCTGGCTACAATGCCCAGGTCGTGCTGCAGCAAGTACGCCAATACCTAGCCGACTACGAGCAATCGCTCCCTCCAAACTACCACTTAGCCTATACCGGCGAAAATCAAGAGCAACAGGAATCGTTTAGCTTTCTAACCACAGCCCTGCTGATTGGATCGGCGCTGATTTTTTTGATCATGATCGCCCAGTTTAATCGGGTCAGTGGCCCATTTTTGATTATGGTTGCTGTAGGACTTAGCCTAATTGGGGTCCTGCTGGGCTTGCTGCTCACGCGCACAGCCTTTGGCTTGATGACGTTTATTGGCCTGATTTCGCTAGCGGGCATTGTGGTCAACAACAACATTGTGCTGGTTGACTACATCATGCAGCTGCGCGCGCGCGGCTACAGCAAGCGTGAGGCGATCATCGAAGCGGGAGCAACCCGCTTGCGCCCAGTGATCCTAACCGCGCTAACCACAGTGATCGGGTTGGTGCCGCTTACGCTTGGAATTAACGTAGACTTCGTGGGCTTACTGGCCAACTGGGATCCTGCCTTTCAAATCGGATCTGAAAACACGCAGTTTTGGGGCCCCATGGGTACAGCGATCATTAGCGGGCTGACGTTTGGCACGTTTCTGACGCTTGTGATCATGCCAGTGCTGTACTCCTCGTTCGATTCCCTAGCTACACACGTGCAGCGTTTTATAGGCCGCGCGTCGACAGCTACGGAAAGCAGCAATGGAGCCGTAACGCCCGAAATTGAAACCGTAACACTGCGTCCTGACGGGGCCTAAACCTGTCTTTCACGCCAAGCCCCGTCCTTTTAGGGCGGGGCTTTTGGATCTAGGGGTCTTCTTCTCGAGCCAGCACTACATCGCAATGGGCGCGAAGTCGCCAGTTTTGCCAATGGCCCCAAATGAGCAAGCCACTACCCAGCATGGTCACTGCTGTACCTCCGATAACGCCCAGCACGTCGTGCCCTGGAAAGCTTGCCAGCAGCACCAAACTCAACCCCACGCCAAACCATCCCAACACCCGTTTCTGATGATGACACCGGTAACCCTGGTAAAACGCCAACAGCGTTGTAGGCACGAGCAGTAACGCAAATGCAAGGTGCACGTCTTCATGCCAAGTAAGCAGCATAGCGCCCAAAGGGAGCAAAAACAAGGTTATCGGCAGCAGCAGACAATGCACAAGACAGATGCCTGAAAGCCATATGCCTAACCGATCCCATAACCATCCCCCTTGCTTCGCAGAACGTGCTGAGCTCATAACCATCACCCTACGTCAAAACACCATAGGCGGAAACGCCAGAACTTAACGCTCGGATTCACGAAAGCGCGTCTTCTACCTGTTTTTCGCGTGATAGTTTTTGTATACTCCCTATTTACGCAAAAAGCGGTCGGGCCCCCTAACCGTCATCCTTGGCCTTCTAAAAGACCAATTGGTATGCATATGAACCCATCGCGACTGCTAAGGACCTTGCTCTTGCTTGGAAGTTTAGGGGCCACCTGTCCGGCAGTAGCCCAGCGCATTTGGATTACCCCAGGGCCTTATCTGCGCTTTGGCATAGGCCCTTCGCTGAGTGAAACAGATCATTCGACCTATGCCGTCGAGCCATATGCACTCAAAGGAAATATTGGGTATCAGTTTCTTTCGGGTCTAAGCATTGGCATCGGATACGAAGGGGGGAACTACCCCAAAGTGAGCCGAGATTATCACCAGTTTCACCTTATTCAAGGGCAGCTGCGCTGGCGTGTTTTTCCCTATCGGCGACTAAGCCATTATTTCAACATTGGCCCTCATATCACCCTGGGAGGCTATAAGACGGGTTTTGGGTTAAACGCAGCCTTAGGTGCCGATTACGTTTTGACCCGGAATGTGGCTTTTTTTGTGGAGGCCAGTGCGAACGGGGTTTTCCCTGACCGAGCAGCCGACAACCTCCGAAGTGGGCGAGCTGCTTTTGATGGCTTGGGATTTTTCGGCATCGGTTTTCGGGTAACGCTGAGGCCGCTGCCGATTCCTATTCAAACGCTCTTGATTGAAGGGCCAAGCCAGTTAGAACGGCGCCAGTACGGTACGTTCACTGCCCGGGTCGATGAGGCCGCTTCACGGCCGGTGTCGTTTTTCTGGCTCATGGGCGATGGTAGCCAGTACACCGGGCCTGTTGTCGAGCATCGCTACCGTTTGCCAGGCCGCTACGAAATCCAGGTGCAAGCCCAGAATGCTGCTGGGGTTGTGCGAACCGCTACCCACCTGGTACAGGTCGGCGAGATGCCGCAGCCTGTGCGCATCCTATCGCTTGAGGCCAGTGCCGACACCATATCCCGAGGCACCACAGTAAGCTTCGAAGCCCTGGTGGAGGGTAGCCCTAACATCCGCTACAGCTGGAACTTCGGCGATGGGGAAGGCAGCTTTGCTGCAGAAAACCAGTACCAGTTTGAAGAAGGCCAGGCAATGGGCCTCATGGCCGTGCAGGCCCGCACAAGCCGTCGGTTTAACAAAGCAGGGACATACACCGTTGCGCTCACAGCAAGCAACGACTTAGGGCAAGATTCTGCCTCTGTTCGCATCGTCGTTGAGCCGAATACGTGCGACTTAATCACCCAGCTGGAATCGGTAAGCTTCGCCTTTGGCCAAAGCACGCTCAGTGAAGCGGCACAGGCAGCCCTGGACCAAAACGTCCGCGTACTGCAAAGCTGTCCAGATCTAGTAGTGCAACTGGTTGGCTACGCCGACTACGTAGGCGGTGAGGCGTTCAACGCATTGCTTTCGCTACGACGCGCCCTAACGGTCTATAACTACTATCAAAGCCAGGGCATTGAGCCCGAGCGCCTGATCTTTCGCGGTTTGGGCGAGCTTCCCCCACCTTGTCCCCAAGAAGACCGCCCTGGATGCCAAGTGCAGCGCCGTGTCGACACCATTGTGATTCGCTGGCCGCGATAACCTAAAGGTAAGGGGCCCCTGGGGCCCCTTACCTTTAAGGTAATTGCACCTCGACGCGCAGCCGCACGTTTCGCCCAGGATCCAAAACGCCATACGGCCGCAAACGGCTTAAATGACTGGCGTAAGCGCGGTTTAGCAAGTTGTCCACGGCCAGGTCTGTTGTGAGCCTCCAGGCCCCCAGTTGCCATTGGGCTGAAACGGCTGCGTTCCAGAGCACATAGCGATCCGTAGGCAGCTCTTCGGGGGCTACCCGCCGCTGCGCAGCTACCCAGGTAGGACCTACCCGAAGCATTACTTCACGTGCAGCGCCCCACTGCTCCCAGTGCAGCTCCACTGCGGTCACAAGCCGCGGTGGCGGCGTAAGCGGCAATGGTTCTCTGGTTTCCAGGTTACGTGTTCGCACCAGATCACCCCCAAGGTGCAAGTGCAACCAGGGCCATAGCCCAACGTTAAGCAGCACCTCCCCTCCCCAAAGCCGGGCCTCAGCCTGATCAAAGGCATAGATCCAAAGACCTGAGTCTGGATCACGTTGTCCCGTAGGCCGCGGAAAGATGAACCGGTCGACGTGATTAACAAAGGCACTCATTTCCAGATACACGGCCTCCCGCAACCAGCGAAGCGTACCGTCGAGGCTAAGGCTCTGCTCGGGCTCAAGCGTAGGTTTGCCGATCTCAAAGCGACTGGTGCCTTCATGCACACCGCGCGAAAAGAGCTCGTTCAGCGTAGGTGCCCGCCAGGCACGTCCCAGGTTCACTGCCAGCGAAAGGTCCGAGCGCACTTGCCAGGCAAGCCCAATCGCACCCGTTAGTGCCCGATAGGTGCGCTTCTGCGCAAGCACGCCCAGCTCCTCGTTATCCTCTACCGAAAGCCGTCGCACGTCCCATCGCAGACCGCCACTAAGCGTCAATTGGGGCAAATACACCTCTTCAAACACATAAATGGCCCCGTTCCAAACCCGAGCGCCTGGAATCAGCGCTTCTTCGGCAAGCGTCTCGTTTCGCTGGAAAAAACCACTCAGGCCAACTGTACCAAAAAGTGGACCCAGCGGACGGTGGTGCATGCGCAGGTCGCTCGTCAGGGTACGTAGACGTAAGTGTAATGTTGGTTCTTCTTCTGGCCCGTGCCCTGCTCCGTCGTGAGCGTGACCAAATTCCCGGCGGTCGTTTTGCTGCCAGGCGAGGTTGAGTTCCAGTCGCTCTAAGCCCCACGGCCAGCGCCCGCGAAGCTGCAAGCGATCATGCACGAGGCGCTGGTAAGGTTCACCGATGTCGTAGCGGTCCTCATGCGCCTGCGGCACTTCATCCTGATCTGTCTCAGGCTCAAAAAACCCCAGCTTTGCCTGGTATCGACCATAGCTTAGCAGCCATTGCTGGTCCTGCTTCTGGTAACCCAGCTGAAGTGCCCCATCTGCAACTTCTAGCGCTGTGTTGGGCACCAACCCGCGTGGCGTGCTATAGGCACCGCCCTGGCGAAGCGCCAAGCGACCAGCATAGGCCCAGCTATCCTGGCGTCCACCCAGCTCAAGGTGGGCGCTCCCCATACGGGTGTTGCTGGCGCCTTCCAGGGTAATTTCGCTGTGCAGTGGGCGTTCGTAGGCGAAAGGACTCCTGGTAGTGATCTGCACCACCCCGCCTAGGGCATCGGATCCGTAAAGCAGGCTTGCTGGTCCTTTGACAACTTCGAGACGCTCGGCTGCTGCGCCATCGATCTCTACGCCGTGCTCGTCTCCCCACTGCTGGCCTTCCTGGCGCACGCCATCTTGTACCACGAGCACGCGTTGCGAAGAAAGCCCGCGGACAACCGGTTTGGCTACGCCAGGGCCCGTATGCAGCAGATGTACTCCTGGCGTTTGCGCCAACGCGTCCGCCACCGTTACCCCTCGCCCAAGGCGCAGCAGATCGCCCTCGAGCACAGCAACAGACTGAGGTGTTGCCAGAATATCCGTAGCCTGGGTTTTCGCTGTAATGGTCACCTCAGGAGCCTCCAAGGTGGTAGCGGACAAAGCCACGTCAAGCCTTTGAGCTTCGGCACCCAGCACAACCTCCTGAACTTGTGACCGGTAACCCACAAAGCTAAAAAGTACACGGTAGCGACCAGGACGCGGCAAGGAAAGCCGGTAATAGCCTTCTGCATTTGTCGTGGTACCCAGCTGAAGGGCAGTAACGAGCACCGTAGTCCCTGCCAGCGGCTCTCCAGTAGCGGCGTCGGTTACACGCCCTTCTAAGGCTTGGCCATAGACGTGAACGTTCACCAGCAAAAACAAACTCAAAAGCAGCAGTAAACGCTTGACGTACTGCATCGCACAATCCTCCATAATAGGTGAATAGGACTAACCACGGAAAGGGCATCTAGGGGTTAGCCCCAAGCTGGAGGTGCGCGAATGGACTGGTGGCGAAGCGTGGGAAGCGCCGGCGATAGCGGAGAGCGTATGGGCAGATCAACCCACCAGGGTTGTTTCACCCCGACGCTGCAGCCAACCGGTGCCAAGGAATGCAAGCTGGCATAGAGGCTGCACGGATCAGGCACCCGGTAGCGCTCAGCCAACTGCTGCCAGGCAACGGTTACCGGCTTATCTGTAGCGGCCCATCGGGCATGCTGCACCTGGTGCACCACCGGAAGCCCGATCGTGCTTATGCCAAAGGCCAGCAGCAAGCCCCAAGCCCGTTTCCGCATGCGCGGCAGCATGAAGATCTGCAATTGGCGGATACGTTTTAAAAATAGCGCAACAGCCCCTTTGCTTCAAGCCCAACTTATACCCGACTCAGCGCTAGCGGATATTCAGCCGATACCTGGCCCCGAGCGATGTCACGCAGCCGGCGCTTCAAAAGTTGACGCCGAAACGCACTCAGACGGTCGATAAACAGAATACCTTCCAGGTGATCGTACTCGTGCTGAATCACCCGCGCCAGCATGCCATGAGCTTCGAGCACCTGAGGCCGAAACTGACGATCCAAATAGCGGATGACTACGCCTTCAGGACGTTCAACCAGCTCTCTAACGTCTGGAATCGATAAGCAGCCTTCTTCCATGCTGCAACGCGTCGGCGTAGCTTCCACAATTTCCGGATTGATAAAGAACATCGGCATTGGGGCCAGTACTTCCCCGGAAG
Encoded here:
- a CDS encoding efflux RND transporter periplasmic adaptor subunit is translated as MHTPVLKAYCAAVLIASLLPACTAPEASAPTPEAAQVASKRRVRVEVLQLELTRFVDWIDLTGTVAAEQDATLSAQASGTVEYLAPLGRRVAAGAVLAQLDQTLAQAALQQAEAQLASARAAYELALDNFRRQEPLFRDSIISPLEFENVRAQRNQAEAQLRLAEAALEQARKQLAHTVIRAPFPGTVEAHFVNQGEQIALGQPVVRLVNLQQVKVRAGVPERYARDVRPGTPVTLSFQAYGLASRNARITFVGNAIDPASRTFPIEIALENPDGQIKPEMVVRLRLARQTLDSVVVVPLPAIVRSETGTGVFVVDSTAEGPAARFRTVTLGPSADGLVVVNQGLQAGESIVVLGQNNLTDGDLLEILQTYRSASEAASVLSDTTAAAAQTP
- a CDS encoding efflux RND transporter permease subunit; the protein is MKITNFAIRQRTTVLVFTVLLSIGGLISYLTIPKESFPSIEIPNIVITTLYPGASPEDIEALVTQPIEEELQGITGIKEIRSTSTEGVSTIVVEFLPDQITLDEAFQKVRDKVDLAKANLPSDVEEPIVSEIDLSELPIMTINLAAPYALSRLKEVAEDLSDALEALPDVLEATVVGGLEREVQVNVDRAALQAYNLTFNDVVDAIRRENVNLPGGSIDVDRLNYLVRVDGEFKTPEEINHLVIKAVGSQPIYVRDVAEVIFGYKERDSYAYLRVLQREANGQLVAVHRTNGEPLQVVSLSIRKRSGANILKTTEAIQRVLDRFPFPTGTEVVITGDQSENVRTLVRDLENNIISGLIFVVAVLLFFLGVRTATLVGVAIPLSMLLSFLVFQALGYALNFVILFSLIIALGMLVDNAIVIVENIYRFREQGYGRFEAARLATAEVGMPVVSSTATTVAAFVPMLFWPGIIGEFMSFLPLTLIITLTASLFVALVINPVLTAYFMRLEGEASAPMPRRVRMVLAGVILALGLILALANWKTLVVLVVAIPTIYGLHRFIFKPLGNRFIRNGLPGLIRRYRTFLNWMLERDYSVPHALLRNTFTLGSLTLGVILLALGGGIAALLGGPAGMVLLIPGALLAIVGLLGVVLHTLETLFLGGWATVRGGLGFGAVVLVVTGLMYLSSREVALTTLVELLLLPAVVIGAGLLGALFNRNRRRYLILTDNRARLLNSVLGALLAILAMFAITPTGVEFFPKTDPNQIQVRLTAPLGTNVETTDQIAREALARIEQLLAENPQDRANVKHIQVNVGVGGDRLFGGGSTRPEVATITLDLVDYEKRAVSSRETMDRLRQQLQGLPGVTLEIDQDNPGPPTGPPVNIEISGPDFQEIVRITQEVKQRLIEAAETGRIPGLVDIADNLNTGRPELRVRIDRERAGRFGLNTQQIASTVRAAINGIEASQYRAGKDEYDITVRLKEADRRSLESLRSLTILHEGQQIPLTAVATFELGNGLGAITRLDLQRVATVTGDVAPGYNAQVVLQQVRQYLADYEQSLPPNYHLAYTGENQEQQESFSFLTTALLIGSALIFLIMIAQFNRVSGPFLIMVAVGLSLIGVLLGLLLTRTAFGLMTFIGLISLAGIVVNNNIVLVDYIMQLRARGYSKREAIIEAGATRLRPVILTALTTVIGLVPLTLGINVDFVGLLANWDPAFQIGSENTQFWGPMGTAIISGLTFGTFLTLVIMPVLYSSFDSLATHVQRFIGRASTATESSNGAVTPEIETVTLRPDGA
- a CDS encoding MerC domain-containing protein, which codes for MVMSSARSAKQGGWLWDRLGIWLSGICLVHCLLLPITLFLLPLGAMLLTWHEDVHLAFALLLVPTTLLAFYQGYRCHHQKRVLGWFGVGLSLVLLASFPGHDVLGVIGGTAVTMLGSGLLIWGHWQNWRLRAHCDVVLAREEDP
- a CDS encoding PKD domain-containing protein, whose product is MNPSRLLRTLLLLGSLGATCPAVAQRIWITPGPYLRFGIGPSLSETDHSTYAVEPYALKGNIGYQFLSGLSIGIGYEGGNYPKVSRDYHQFHLIQGQLRWRVFPYRRLSHYFNIGPHITLGGYKTGFGLNAALGADYVLTRNVAFFVEASANGVFPDRAADNLRSGRAAFDGLGFFGIGFRVTLRPLPIPIQTLLIEGPSQLERRQYGTFTARVDEAASRPVSFFWLMGDGSQYTGPVVEHRYRLPGRYEIQVQAQNAAGVVRTATHLVQVGEMPQPVRILSLEASADTISRGTTVSFEALVEGSPNIRYSWNFGDGEGSFAAENQYQFEEGQAMGLMAVQARTSRRFNKAGTYTVALTASNDLGQDSASVRIVVEPNTCDLITQLESVSFAFGQSTLSEAAQAALDQNVRVLQSCPDLVVQLVGYADYVGGEAFNALLSLRRALTVYNYYQSQGIEPERLIFRGLGELPPPCPQEDRPGCQVQRRVDTIVIRWPR
- a CDS encoding TonB-dependent receptor, with the protein product MEDCAMQYVKRLLLLLSLFLLVNVHVYGQALEGRVTDAATGEPLAGTTVLVTALQLGTTTNAEGYYRLSLPRPGRYRVLFSFVGYRSQVQEVVLGAEAQRLDVALSATTLEAPEVTITAKTQATDILATPQSVAVLEGDLLRLGRGVTVADALAQTPGVHLLHTGPGVAKPVVRGLSSQRVLVVQDGVRQEGQQWGDEHGVEIDGAAAERLEVVKGPASLLYGSDALGGVVQITTRSPFAYERPLHSEITLEGASNTRMGSAHLELGGRQDSWAYAGRLALRQGGAYSTPRGLVPNTALEVADGALQLGYQKQDQQWLLSYGRYQAKLGFFEPETDQDEVPQAHEDRYDIGEPYQRLVHDRLQLRGRWPWGLERLELNLAWQQNDRREFGHAHDGAGHGPEEEPTLHLRLRTLTSDLRMHHRPLGPLFGTVGLSGFFQRNETLAEEALIPGARVWNGAIYVFEEVYLPQLTLSGGLRWDVRRLSVEDNEELGVLAQKRTYRALTGAIGLAWQVRSDLSLAVNLGRAWRAPTLNELFSRGVHEGTSRFEIGKPTLEPEQSLSLDGTLRWLREAVYLEMSAFVNHVDRFIFPRPTGQRDPDSGLWIYAFDQAEARLWGGEVLLNVGLWPWLHLHLGGDLVRTRNLETREPLPLTPPPRLVTAVELHWEQWGAAREVMLRVGPTWVAAQRRVAPEELPTDRYVLWNAAVSAQWQLGAWRLTTDLAVDNLLNRAYASHLSRLRPYGVLDPGRNVRLRVEVQLP
- the def gene encoding peptide deformylase, which codes for MVLPIHIYGDPILRERTQPVQADSPELQQLLDDMVETMHAASGIGLAAPQVGRRERVFVVDLTPMQEELEASGEVLAPMPMFFINPEIVEATPTRCSMEEGCLSIPDVRELVERPEGVVIRYLDRQFRPQVLEAHGMLARVIQHEYDHLEGILFIDRLSAFRRQLLKRRLRDIARGQVSAEYPLALSRV